A window of the Euwallacea fornicatus isolate EFF26 chromosome 15, ASM4011564v1, whole genome shotgun sequence genome harbors these coding sequences:
- the LOC136343551 gene encoding leucine-rich repeat-containing protein 24-like encodes MAVVFVLMLTLALALAAPDWTDCPSPCHCKWISGKRSAFCKKQGLAGVPAYLDEGIQVLDLSDNSITQLPKTAFQSAGLINLQRIYLMHSGIREVHPEAFKDLTILVEIDLSDNNIVILHPDTFYGNERLRWLYLNRNPLRRLSRAQFPVLPHLRNLELEQCQLQFIHKDAFVHLTALESLNLKNNLLRNLSEATFMSFAHLKTLMLDGNPWRCDCELRGFRNWFLTSKLYSVSLLCFEPEILADRRWEDVEAWEFACVPQAFAFPQQQVQAEAGGNVSFGCHVIGDPEPKVSWMFEGHPINHTWLVIEAEEGILDKWVNITVYNVSEVDVGFYTCIAKNALDSAEVNVSLVLPEVVTATTLSKSDSVVVWWGLIVMAVVLTLSTVITVSAVCCARKRNSMRTRNMQASVSFTDQEKKLLDVSIATTTDRGTGSCEAIGPDMDMMDPPVHITIEREPLPMVVFPPPPEFSTSTLPAGAYGNIFISVSLSRDPNFVDVSRCPDLLDLPHRQKPVYHGMATLPRRPIPAAIPNYDNMGPRVTAGGSSTLSLPDEAGVAPTLKEVPPQSTKVPLCVPSQPSEFVSL; translated from the coding sequence ATGGCTGTCGTGTTTGTGTTGATGCTGACTTTGGCGTTGGCTCTGGCAGCTCCGGATTGGACCGACTGTCCGTCGCCGTGTCATTGTAAGTGGATTTCGGGCAAACGGAGTGCGTTCTGCAAGAAACAAGGCCTTGCTGGGGTGCCGGCCTACCTGGACGAAGGCATTCAAGTCCTGGATTTATCCGACAACTCCATAACGCAGTTGCCTAAGACCGCCTTTCAATCCGCCGGCTTAATCAACTTGCAACGAATTTACTTGATGCATAGCGGAATTAGAGAGGTGCATCCGGAGGCTTTCAAAGATCTCACCATTCTTGTCGAAATCGACTTGTCTGACAACAACATTGTCATCCTGCACCCGGATACGTTTTATGGGAACGAGCGGCTGCGGTGGTTATATTTGAATAGGAATCCCCTGCGACGGCTGAGCCGGGCTCAATTTCCCGTCTTGCCGCACCTGAGGAATCTGGAGCTGGAGCAATGCCAGCTGCAATTTATTCATAAAGACGCGTTCGTGCACCTTACGGCCCTGGAATCGCTCAATCTGAAAAACAATCTTTTGCGAAACTTGTCCGAGGCGACTTTTATGAGTTTCGCCCATTTGAAAACTCTAATGCTCGACGGTAACCCGTGGAGGTGTGACTGTGAGCTGCGCGGTTTTCGAAACTGGTTCCTCACGAGTAAACTTTACTCAGTGTCCCTCTTGTGTTTCGAGCCGGAAATTTTGGCCGATCGGCGTTGGGAGGACGTGGAGGCGTGGGAATTCGCGTGTGTCCCTCAAGCATTCGCATTCCCGCAACAGCAAGTGCAAGCGGAAGCCGGGGGTAATGTCAGTTTCGGTTGTCACGTGATTGGTGATCCAGAGCCCAAAGTCTCGTGGATGTTCGAGGGACATCCCATCAATCACACCTGGCTCGTCATCGAAGCAGAGGAGGGAATCCTAGACAAGTGGGTGAACATTACTGTGTACAATGTCAGTGAAGTAGACGTGGGTTTCTACACTTGCATAGCCAAAAATGCGTTGGACTCCGCGGAAGTTAACGTGAGTTTAGTGCTTCCTGAGGTGGTGACCGCGACTACTCTCAGTAAATCTGACTCGGTGGTGGTTTGGTGGGGCTTGATAGTGATGGCGGTGGTGTTGACTCTATCGACTGTGATAACAGTGTCGGCAGTATGCTGCGCCCGCAAGAGGAACTCTATGCGCACTCGTAACATGCAGGCCAGTGTAAGTTTCACGGACCAAGAGAAGAAACTGCTGGATGTGAGCATCGCCACGACTACCGACAGAGGGACTGGTAGTTGTGAAGCCATCGGCCCGGACATGGATATGATGGATCCTCCTGTACATATCACGATAGAGCGAGAGCCTCTTCCCATGGTCGTATTCCCCCCTCCCCCGGAATTCTCCACTAGTACCCTTCCGGCGGGGGCGTATGGCAACATCTTCATTTCGGTGTCCCTGAGTCGCGATCCTAATTTTGTGGACGTATCCCGGTGTCCAGATTTGCTAGATCTGCCGCATCGACAGAAACCAGTTTACCATGGTATGGCGACCCTTCCGAGACGTCCCATACCAGCTGCCATACCCAACTACGACAACATGGGTCCACGAGTCACGGCGGGGGGTAGTTCCACTCTCTCTCTCCCGGACGAAGCAGGAGTAGCACCAACTTTGAAAGAAGTTCCACCGCAGTCTACGAAGGTACCCCTTTGCGTCCCCTCACAGCCCTCGGAGTTTGTCTCCCTCTAA
- the LOC136343765 gene encoding activator of basal transcription 1-like, whose product MAKKFTEGWVEFDEKCVAKRVAALLNNTQISTRKKSKRYDYMWNMKYLSNFKRTHLHERLTYEKLEKNKRLRGDIQLSKKKTNFFDLNVNKKDKGSINKEYENVGEILNDAAMGVEEEPKESREEVFQSLLC is encoded by the coding sequence atggcAAAGAAATTCACTGAGGGATGGGTGGAATTTGACGAGAAATGTGTTGCCAAAAGGGTAGCTGCTCTGCTCAACAACACTCAAATAAGTACCAGGAAGAAGTCAAAACGCTATGATTATATGtggaatatgaaatatttatccAACTTCAAGCGGACCCACTTGCACGAGAGGTTGACTTatgaaaaattagagaaaaataagAGACTTAGAGGCGACATTCAGTTGTCTAAGAAAAAAACTAACTTCTTTGATttgaatgttaataaaaaggaCAAAGGCAGTATTAATAAGGAATATGAGAATGTAGGGGAGATTTTGAATGATGCTGCAATGGGCGTGGAAGAGGAGCCAAAAGAGAGTAGAGAAGAGGTCTTCCAATCACTGCTCTGTTGA